One genomic region from Candidatus Nitrosopumilus koreensis AR1 encodes:
- a CDS encoding archaellin/type IV pilin N-terminal domain-containing protein, with product MSKNKLTSRKAVAPVIATLLLVAIAVVGGSIVFVFSQGFFSSAQISGSPNIESLKFSGYDASDGNNLLNHDGTTFTAANNTAGNGLLAGEELGVYVQSNSVGKLTLSEVRVGGTVYDYTTSSTPGNGEFRVLTRGPDTILATTAAEIQPGQQVTLLLTLDENIREGRDTQVKLTTANGAVFVGTVIAGQQTG from the coding sequence ATGTCAAAAAACAAATTGACTTCAAGAAAAGCAGTTGCCCCAGTAATTGCAACGCTTCTTCTAGTAGCAATAGCAGTCGTTGGTGGAAGTATTGTCTTTGTGTTCTCACAAGGATTTTTTAGTTCTGCTCAAATTAGTGGTTCTCCAAACATTGAATCTCTAAAATTCTCTGGTTATGATGCATCAGATGGTAATAATCTGTTAAATCATGATGGAACTACATTTACTGCAGCAAACAATACTGCCGGTAATGGTCTTCTCGCAGGTGAAGAACTTGGTGTGTATGTTCAAAGCAACAGTGTAGGCAAACTTACTCTCAGTGAGGTAAGAGTTGGTGGAACTGTTTATGACTACACCACTAGTAGTACTCCTGGTAATGGTGAATTCAGAGTTCTTACAAGAGGACCTGATACCATCTTGGCAACCACTGCAGCAGAAATTCAACCTGGACAACAAGTAACACTACTGCTCACTCTGGATGAAAACATCCGAGAAGGTAGAGATACTCAGGTAAAATTAACAACTGCTAACGGCGCGGTCTTTGTTGGAACTGTAATCGCAGGCCAACAAACGGGATAA
- a CDS encoding type II/IV secretion system ATPase subunit — protein MRLNIFKDSLSGLQKLQIKGKNRLNAPLNTQKEIPNTSENKKIPQYMTLSKLEWDGNEIHAGIIKDPTAKGGLRYQVIEPVLTERDQKAFEIIKKLLITELTVSMHEIKSKKDAERRLKKKIASMIKKYKLKIPPKNIAKINYYAIRDFVHLGKIEPLMRDHMIEEISCDGTNIPIYIWHREHESMPTNIIFEKDSELNNFSRKMAYICGKHVSMADPIIDASLPNGSRINLTLGHEITKRGSTFTIRRFRADPITIIDLIKFGTISVDIAAYMWYLAEKRATMLIAGGTASGKTTALNALASFIRPGQKVVSIEDTQELNLPHENWIPAVSRQNFTDTQIGEINQFDLLRAALRQRPDIIIVGETRGREAYTLFQAMATGHGGFSSIHADSVDATLTRLTSSPMDVPKALISNSLDLITLQLKIRVGDKSVRRIIQVSEINGIDENTGQIKTHEIFKWNPKTDSHDYIGDSIIFKKIRERDGDSEEKINYELTKRRSALEWMVKNNIRDHKEVTANIMDYYANPERFYERKRLEV, from the coding sequence TTGAGGCTAAATATTTTCAAAGATAGTTTATCAGGATTGCAAAAATTACAGATTAAAGGAAAAAATAGACTAAATGCACCTCTAAACACACAAAAAGAGATTCCCAATACAAGCGAAAATAAAAAAATTCCTCAGTATATGACACTATCAAAACTAGAATGGGATGGAAACGAAATTCATGCAGGAATTATCAAAGATCCAACAGCCAAAGGGGGATTGAGATATCAGGTGATAGAACCGGTGTTAACAGAAAGGGATCAAAAAGCATTCGAAATCATAAAAAAATTACTAATAACAGAACTCACAGTATCCATGCACGAAATTAAATCTAAAAAAGATGCCGAAAGAAGATTGAAAAAGAAGATTGCATCGATGATAAAAAAATACAAATTAAAAATCCCTCCAAAAAATATTGCAAAAATAAACTATTATGCAATTAGAGATTTTGTACATCTTGGAAAAATTGAGCCACTAATGAGAGACCACATGATTGAGGAAATCAGTTGTGATGGAACAAATATTCCAATCTATATTTGGCACAGAGAACATGAGTCTATGCCAACAAACATTATTTTTGAGAAAGATTCAGAATTAAATAATTTCTCAAGAAAGATGGCATACATTTGTGGAAAACATGTTTCTATGGCAGACCCAATCATCGATGCATCACTTCCAAATGGAAGCAGAATCAATCTAACCCTAGGTCATGAAATCACAAAAAGAGGGAGCACATTTACAATTAGACGATTCCGTGCAGATCCAATAACAATCATTGATTTGATTAAATTCGGAACAATTTCTGTAGATATTGCTGCATATATGTGGTATTTAGCCGAAAAACGTGCAACAATGCTTATTGCCGGAGGTACTGCAAGTGGAAAAACCACAGCTCTAAATGCTCTAGCGTCATTTATCAGACCAGGTCAAAAGGTTGTAAGCATAGAAGACACGCAGGAATTAAACTTGCCACATGAAAATTGGATTCCAGCAGTATCTAGACAAAATTTTACAGATACTCAGATAGGAGAAATTAATCAATTTGATTTGTTACGAGCAGCTCTCAGACAAAGACCAGACATAATTATTGTCGGAGAAACAAGAGGTCGTGAAGCATACACACTATTTCAAGCTATGGCAACAGGCCACGGAGGATTCTCATCAATACATGCAGATTCAGTAGATGCAACATTAACAAGACTTACATCATCACCAATGGATGTTCCCAAGGCATTAATTTCAAATAGTTTAGATTTAATTACATTACAATTAAAAATCAGAGTAGGAGATAAATCAGTCAGGAGAATTATTCAGGTATCTGAAATTAATGGAATTGACGAAAACACTGGACAAATAAAAACACATGAAATTTTCAAATGGAATCCAAAAACAGATTCACATGATTACATTGGAGATAGTATAATCTTCAAAAAAATTAGAGAAAGAGACGGAGATTCTGAAGAAAAAATCAATTATGAGTTAACAAAGAGAAGATCAGCGTTAGAATGGATGGTAAAAAATAACATTCGGGATCATAAAGAAGTTACTGCAAACATTATGGACTATTATGCAAATCCTGAAAGATTCTACGAAAGAAAAAGATTGGAAGTATAA
- a CDS encoding type II secretion system F family protein, with amino-acid sequence MQILKDSTKEKDWKYNHGTDRSKTKKIQKEESVGRIHIFSYKLLNDHVKFLHPKLKTLEKSIKQAMMPIPFEVYVSSMIFFSMIAGMCGMIMGVVALQFINIQPASIGFFLPVLTGLMLFGMTFGVLQTIPAIRVKNRAAKLVEEIPHFIGYMSTLATSGLTLEGIFKAIAKEETNEDIVKDARFIVRNIDILGMDLISAIKDLIHRTPTGPYSELLDGAIITVQSGGDLKEYFNATAKVQLEEKKMLMQKTTESLGSVAEIYTILLIVFPLLAVIMLSIMGIMSPSLAGFDLLTLMNILTFAVIPLSGVLMLVMMDTMVPKR; translated from the coding sequence ATGCAAATCCTGAAAGATTCTACGAAAGAAAAAGATTGGAAGTATAATCATGGCACTGATAGGAGCAAAACAAAAAAAATACAAAAAGAAGAATCAGTAGGCAGAATTCATATTTTTAGTTACAAGTTACTAAACGATCATGTAAAATTTTTACATCCAAAATTAAAAACACTTGAAAAATCCATCAAGCAGGCGATGATGCCAATTCCATTTGAAGTCTATGTGTCAAGCATGATTTTCTTTAGCATGATTGCAGGCATGTGTGGAATGATTATGGGGGTTGTAGCATTGCAATTTATCAATATTCAACCAGCAAGTATAGGATTTTTCTTGCCCGTACTTACAGGACTAATGTTGTTTGGAATGACTTTTGGAGTACTGCAAACAATTCCAGCAATAAGAGTAAAAAACAGAGCAGCAAAACTAGTAGAAGAAATTCCTCATTTTATAGGATACATGTCGACACTTGCAACTAGTGGCCTCACACTAGAAGGAATATTCAAAGCAATTGCAAAAGAAGAAACGAATGAAGACATTGTAAAGGACGCAAGATTCATTGTAAGAAATATTGACATTTTGGGAATGGATTTGATCAGTGCCATTAAAGATTTGATTCACAGAACACCAACGGGACCCTATTCAGAATTACTTGACGGGGCAATCATCACAGTACAATCAGGAGGAGATCTAAAAGAGTACTTTAACGCAACTGCAAAAGTTCAGTTAGAAGAAAAGAAGATGCTTATGCAAAAAACTACAGAATCACTTGGAAGTGTTGCGGAAATTTATACAATATTACTAATTGTTTTCCCATTACTTGCAGTAATTATGTTATCCATTATGGGCATCATGAGTCCAAGTCTTGCAGGATTTGATTTGTTAACTTTGATGAATATTCTTACATTTGCAGTTATTCCGTTAAGCGGAGTACTAATGTTAGTAATGATGGACACAATGGTACCAAAGAGGTAA
- a CDS encoding type II secretion system F family protein, with the protein MERVQRKRNQSTELEPKQSILKNDLLKSGIFSVVASISVITMSFYFSEFSNSTTIRDVGLIFGILVGVIPLTIHQLKEVQRRDSIDRNLPVFLLALLSSVQSGANLIKAIEQAADRNLGSLTPELKNLRANISWGTPIEEAFENFAERTGTRVSRRVTVLLEMAMKIGGDVTENLEMIQKHVSEMQNIEKSRKSALQPYTYTIYISFAVFLAVAVLLTTSFFTEIEKVQEGLLAAGSGNEGLFGSLANMEIEKLESALFNMAVIEAVFGGLAAGKIGSGSYVAGTKHVVAMIVIAVIAFNVM; encoded by the coding sequence ATGGAAAGAGTTCAAAGAAAAAGAAACCAATCAACGGAGTTAGAACCAAAACAATCAATATTAAAAAATGATTTACTAAAAAGTGGCATATTTTCTGTTGTTGCATCAATTAGCGTCATAACAATGAGTTTTTACTTTTCAGAATTTTCAAATTCCACCACAATCAGGGATGTAGGATTAATCTTTGGAATTTTAGTAGGAGTCATACCTTTAACAATACACCAGTTAAAAGAAGTTCAAAGAAGAGACAGCATAGATAGAAACCTACCAGTGTTTTTACTTGCATTGTTGAGTTCAGTTCAAAGTGGAGCAAATCTCATCAAGGCAATAGAACAAGCAGCGGACAGAAATCTAGGGTCATTAACTCCAGAGCTCAAGAACTTAAGAGCAAACATTAGTTGGGGAACCCCAATTGAAGAAGCATTTGAGAATTTTGCAGAAAGGACTGGAACAAGAGTTTCAAGAAGAGTTACAGTATTGTTAGAAATGGCAATGAAAATCGGAGGAGACGTAACAGAGAATCTAGAGATGATTCAAAAACATGTGTCTGAAATGCAAAATATTGAGAAGAGTAGAAAGTCAGCTCTTCAACCTTACACGTACACAATATACATTTCATTTGCAGTGTTTTTGGCAGTTGCAGTTTTGCTAACCACAAGTTTCTTTACAGAGATAGAAAAAGTTCAGGAAGGGCTTTTGGCAGCTGGAAGTGGAAATGAAGGATTGTTTGGATCCCTGGCAAACATGGAAATTGAGAAATTAGAATCAGCATTGTTTAACATGGCAGTAATTGAAGCGGTCTTTGGTGGACTAGCGGCAGGAAAAATTGGTTCGGGATCATATGTTGCAGGAACAAAACATGTAGTAGCAATGATTGTGATCGCAGTTATAGCATTTAATGTGATGTAA